A section of the Pseudophryne corroboree isolate aPseCor3 chromosome 11, aPseCor3.hap2, whole genome shotgun sequence genome encodes:
- the LOC134970190 gene encoding protein DBF4 homolog A-like isoform X2, with amino-acid sequence MKVRAQEVKEQEVPALEVTEPEPKPIPVMKLMDPFIKVEDVSRHYRPLFGLRLIFECPYGPSHPMDTKESEHKTAAHQGPTKMPGYCECCRCIYPDLEEHLKSPQHKNVVEGQDYKALDDLIATLYADWEEH; translated from the exons GTTAGAGCGCAGGAGGTTAAGGAGCAGGAGGTTCCAGCGCTAGAAGTTACAGAGCCGGAGCCCAAACCAATACCAG TTATGAAACTGATGGATCCATTTATTAAAGTGGAAGATGTCAGCCG CCACTACAGACCATTGTTTGGGCTTCGCCTTATATTTGAGTGTCCCTATGGCCCTAGTCACCCGATGGACACCAAGGAAAG TGAGCATAAGACCGCAGCTCACCAGGGCCCCACCAAGATGCCAGGGTACTGCGAATGCTGCAGGTGCATCTACCCTGATCTGGAAGAA CATCTTAAAAGCCCTCAGCACAAAAACGTTGTGGAGGGCCAAGATTACAAGGCCCTGGATGACCTTATTGCCACCCTGTACGCGGACTGGGAGGAGCACTGA
- the LOC134970190 gene encoding protein DBF4 homolog B-like isoform X3, with the protein MKQVRAQEVKEQEVPALEVTEPEPKPIPVMKLMDPFIKVEDVSREHKTAAHQGPTKMPGYCECCRCIYPDLEEHLKSPQHKNVVEGQDYKALDDLIATLYADWEEH; encoded by the exons CAGGTTAGAGCGCAGGAGGTTAAGGAGCAGGAGGTTCCAGCGCTAGAAGTTACAGAGCCGGAGCCCAAACCAATACCAG TTATGAAACTGATGGATCCATTTATTAAAGTGGAAGATGTCAGCCG TGAGCATAAGACCGCAGCTCACCAGGGCCCCACCAAGATGCCAGGGTACTGCGAATGCTGCAGGTGCATCTACCCTGATCTGGAAGAA CATCTTAAAAGCCCTCAGCACAAAAACGTTGTGGAGGGCCAAGATTACAAGGCCCTGGATGACCTTATTGCCACCCTGTACGCGGACTGGGAGGAGCACTGA
- the LOC134970190 gene encoding protein DBF4 homolog A-like isoform X1: protein MKQVRAQEVKEQEVPALEVTEPEPKPIPVMKLMDPFIKVEDVSRHYRPLFGLRLIFECPYGPSHPMDTKESEHKTAAHQGPTKMPGYCECCRCIYPDLEEHLKSPQHKNVVEGQDYKALDDLIATLYADWEEH from the exons CAGGTTAGAGCGCAGGAGGTTAAGGAGCAGGAGGTTCCAGCGCTAGAAGTTACAGAGCCGGAGCCCAAACCAATACCAG TTATGAAACTGATGGATCCATTTATTAAAGTGGAAGATGTCAGCCG CCACTACAGACCATTGTTTGGGCTTCGCCTTATATTTGAGTGTCCCTATGGCCCTAGTCACCCGATGGACACCAAGGAAAG TGAGCATAAGACCGCAGCTCACCAGGGCCCCACCAAGATGCCAGGGTACTGCGAATGCTGCAGGTGCATCTACCCTGATCTGGAAGAA CATCTTAAAAGCCCTCAGCACAAAAACGTTGTGGAGGGCCAAGATTACAAGGCCCTGGATGACCTTATTGCCACCCTGTACGCGGACTGGGAGGAGCACTGA